From the Sphingobacteruim zhuxiongii genome, the window CATCACCCATTCCTCTTAAGATCCCCAAGCCGACAACTTGCGTACCGTCAAATAATTGGAACATCCCGGCGATAATCAACAACTGAGCAGCTAGAGCAATAACGTCCATATCTTTAGATATGATCATCGGCAAGTATTGATTGAATACAGCAAAGATGATGGCGCAGACAATCATAAATACAAGTACAAGATGGTAGGATACTGTTGCGAATTTCTCTAATCTGAAGAAGTTCTTGTTACCATAACTATTACCAACTTTAATCGTTGCCGCGGATGCAATTCCGCTTGCCATCATATAGGTCATTGCAGCAAGTGTAATTGCTGTTTGATGGGCAGCTTGCTCTAATGCTCCAATTTTGCCTGCGATTAAAGCAGCACCTGCGAAAGCCCCAATTTCGAAAACATATTGCATTGCGACAGGAGCACCAATCTTCAATATTTTCTTAACACGCTCTACATCGATAAAACGGATAGAGAAATGCTCTATATATCGTTTAAAATTACTTGACTTCAGAACATACCAAGCCATAACGATCATCATTAACACACGATCTACAAGCGTGGCAATTCCCACACCGGCAACTCCCATGGGTTTGATACCGAACATACCTTTGACGAGAATAATCGCCAAGATAACGTTCAAAACGTTCCCCCATATGGTAATGTTCATTGCTTGCTTAGTGAATCCTAACCCTTCGGCGAATTGTTTAAAGGTGTTAAACATCATCAATGGCAGGATGGATAAACTTAGAATAAGCAAGTACGGCTTTGCTGTTTCAACAACCTGTGGGTCTTGATCAGCATGTTGCATAGCATACATTGACCCAAAATAAACAAACAGGAATAATAAAATTCCTGCGATTAAGTTTAACCAAAAGCTATTGGAAAGCAACTTAGCACATTCTGCATAATTGGAACGACCATTCTCTTGCGCAATATGTGGAGTCAAGCCGTAAGCGATACCTAATCCAATAACTAACACCACCATAAATACGGAGTGAACCAATGAAACAGCTGCTAAGGATATAGTACCTGCAAATTGGCCAACGATTATCGTGTCAGCAGTTTGAACTAGGGTATGACCTAATTGAGATATGACAACAGGGCCTGCTAGTGCCATGCTGCTCATGTAGTAAATTTTGTTGGCTTTGTACTTTTGAAACATATCAGCAAATAAATAAGAAATGCAAAGGTACAAAGACTAATCCGGTTAACATGTCTTATGAAAGTTAACTTTCCATGACTAATAGCGAAGTGGGCCTAGATCGCAATAGTTCACAATAAAGGGGCAATCATAAAGCCTGCCCCTAGTTTTTCGTTTCGGATCTTAGAATAAGCGATTTCCGTAAATTTTATTGTAGTAGGGTTCCGTATTAATTATAAGTTGGTGGGTGTATGACTTTCCTTTTTTCGCATTTGCATATAGCTTGCTAACATTATAATGTACAACATCAGAAGCCTTATATTTATCAAGGGCAGTATTCGGTACTTTCTTTCCATCAATCCATACTCCGTACACGGAAGCATTCTTCCATTTCTTCCATTGTTCTGTTGACGGCGATCTTTTTACTGGCTTTGTTTCCATAAGGATAAATGTCTTTGGTTCTGGAGAAACAAGATGATTGTTTGCGCCATAGTGAGTTCTTTGTTTCACTTGCTCAGCAGACATTAAAGAAGCAATGTAGGCCATTCTTCTGCTGTCGACATCAGCCATATTCACCCAACGTTTTGTTTTTCCAGTTTTAGGATCAATGGTTAATTTTTTGAATGCGCGATCGTACTCATCAAGTAGTTCTTTTGAAGCTTCTCTTTTTCTCGATGTATCTTGTTGCTGCTCTACATTGATTGGCAGATCTTCATCTACCAGTTTCGTTACTCTTACTTCTGAAGTTATTTCAGGGGATTTGTTGCTGAATAAGAGCAGTGATCCGGCCAAGAGAACGCATGTGAGGGAAAGCATATATACTTTGTTCCTCTTCTTTTCCGTTTTTTTCATCATGATTAGTCTATTTTTTATCTGTTTATAATTAAGTTGACTACTGATTGAAGGACCAGATGAAAGCGGTTTTAAACCTGTTAATAGATATTGATAAACGCTAATATCTTCTTTGTTTTTGACAACATATTCATCTGCAAGATACTCGTGATTTAATTTGATCGCTCGGATGATAAAATAATTGATGGGATTGAAAAAGCTGAAACATAGCATTAATTCAGAGAAAAGTACATCTATACTATGTTTTTGTTTTACGTGAGCCAATTCGTGTTTCCAAACAAGGGGGGAAAGCCCTTTATTATAATCTTTATCAGCGATAAACACATAGTTCAAAAAGCTAAACGGACCTGTCGTATAAGGTAATAAAACGATCTTACAACCGTCATCGGAAACAATTCTGTACTTTCTCGTAAGTTTGAAAAAGACGAATAAATTTCTGTTAAATCGAATTAAAAAAATGAGTACGCCAAGAAAATAAAGGTATTTCGGCAGTGACGTCCAATTGATGTTAGGTTCTTGCGTCTGTACTTCGGGGGGATTTACTGGAACTTCTATCGCTCGTGCAGATTGATTTATTGGATATACCTCTTGAATTCTTTCGGCTAGCATCAAAACTGCTTTGTTTGGCATAATTTCCCATTTTTTTAAAAAAATAAAAGGAATAAATTTTGTAACAGATACTTCTGAATAGGGCAGGATTCCGGTCAATTCTCTTTTCACCTTTGTTTCGAAATAATTACAGACAGATATTGATAAAAAAGGAGAATAAACTTACCTTAGCTTTCCACTATAAAAAGGAAAAGAGATGAATTTAGCGTTTTTGAATATAGGTACTCAAGAGATGATGTTAATCATATTGGTTGCCTTGTTGTTGTTTGGGGGTAAGAAATTACCAGAGCTAGCTAGAGGATTGGGAAGAGGAATTCGTGAGTTTAAAGATGCCTCAGAGGGTATTAAACGTGAAATTTCCGATCAAATAAACAACTTTGAGAAAGAGATTGAAGATGTTAAAGCAGACATTGAGAAGGAACCGGAAGCAAGAGTGGCAGAACAAAAAGTAGAAGAAACGGTTGAGAGTGCAGAGACTGTAGGCGAGGAATTGGCGAGTGAGGAATCCACAAACAAAGAGAAAAAGGCGCCACAATTTACAGCCCCTTCGGGAACTTATGAGCACCAGCCGTATCAAACACCTACTGCCGACGATTACTATAGCTACGGATATAATGATCACTTTTCGAATAATGAGAGTGCGGAAGCTACTTTAGAGCAAGCTAACGACGCCGAAGTTGAGGAAACTCCATCCTCAGATCGCAATCCTTCGCAAGAAGAGAATACTAAAAATGCCTAAAAATATTATTTTATTATATGCCTAAGCTGTTGATGTCCTTCAACAGCTTTGTTTTTCATTTTAATTTTTATGATAACATCACACGAAACGATCGTTTCGCAAGAGCTATCTCTTGCTGAGAAACAAGTTCGTACAACAATCGCACTATTAGATGAGGGTGCGACGATTCCATTTATTTCCCGTTACAGAAAAGAGCTAACCGGAAGTTTGGATGAGGTACAAATTACGGCAATTCGCGATCGTATTCAGCAGTTGCGTGATTTAGATAAACGCAAAGAAGCGGTTTTAAAATCGATTACGGATCAAGGTAAATTAAATCCAATCTTGGAAGAGCAGGTGAAATCTGCAGAGACAATGGCTTTGTTGGAGGATATTTATTTACCGTATAAACCAAAACGTAAGACACGTGCATCTGTTGCCCGCGAAAAAGGATTAGCTCCGCTTGCCGATTTGATCTTTGCACAAAATAATATCGATATCGAAGCGGAAGCCGCGGCATATTTGGATGAAGAGAAAGGGGTAACCACTTTAGAGGAAGCACTAGCGGGCGCTCGCGACATTATTGCGGAGCAAATCGCCGAAGATGCGGAGGTTCGTGCAAAAACTCGTAAGGTGTTTTTAAGTAAGGGTGAATTTGTTTCACGTGTAATTCCAGGAAAAGAGGAAGCAGCATTAAAATTTAAAGACTATTACGAATGGTCTGAATCTTTACAACAAGCGCCTTCACATCGCGTGTTAGCAATGCGTCGAGGAGAAAAAGAAGAATTACTTTATTTGGATATTGAGGTTGCTGAAGATCAGGTTTTACCTGGTATTGCAAAACAATTTGTCAAAGGAAATAACGAAGCTGCAAAACAAGTTGAATTGGCAATGATTGATGGATACAAACGTCTATTGAAACCTTCCATGGAGACGGAGATTCGCGTACTGACTCGACAAAAAGCCGACGAGGAAGCTA encodes:
- a CDS encoding MATE family efflux transporter, with product MSSMALAGPVVISQLGHTLVQTADTIIVGQFAGTISLAAVSLVHSVFMVVLVIGLGIAYGLTPHIAQENGRSNYAECAKLLSNSFWLNLIAGILLFLFVYFGSMYAMQHADQDPQVVETAKPYLLILSLSILPLMMFNTFKQFAEGLGFTKQAMNITIWGNVLNVILAIILVKGMFGIKPMGVAGVGIATLVDRVLMMIVMAWYVLKSSNFKRYIEHFSIRFIDVERVKKILKIGAPVAMQYVFEIGAFAGAALIAGKIGALEQAAHQTAITLAAMTYMMASGIASAATIKVGNSYGNKNFFRLEKFATVSYHLVLVFMIVCAIIFAVFNQYLPMIISKDMDVIALAAQLLIIAGMFQLFDGTQVVGLGILRGMGDVNIPTFITFFAYWIIGLPVAYFLGVKTGIGVKGIWYGLTLGLLTSSILLYLRYRHIIKRREIDLNRNIAA
- a CDS encoding M56 family metallopeptidase, coding for MPNKAVLMLAERIQEVYPINQSARAIEVPVNPPEVQTQEPNINWTSLPKYLYFLGVLIFLIRFNRNLFVFFKLTRKYRIVSDDGCKIVLLPYTTGPFSFLNYVFIADKDYNKGLSPLVWKHELAHVKQKHSIDVLFSELMLCFSFFNPINYFIIRAIKLNHEYLADEYVVKNKEDISVYQYLLTGLKPLSSGPSISSQLNYKQIKNRLIMMKKTEKKRNKVYMLSLTCVLLAGSLLLFSNKSPEITSEVRVTKLVDEDLPINVEQQQDTSRKREASKELLDEYDRAFKKLTIDPKTGKTKRWVNMADVDSRRMAYIASLMSAEQVKQRTHYGANNHLVSPEPKTFILMETKPVKRSPSTEQWKKWKNASVYGVWIDGKKVPNTALDKYKASDVVHYNVSKLYANAKKGKSYTHQLIINTEPYYNKIYGNRLF
- a CDS encoding Sec-independent protein translocase subunit TatA/TatB; amino-acid sequence: MNLAFLNIGTQEMMLIILVALLLFGGKKLPELARGLGRGIREFKDASEGIKREISDQINNFEKEIEDVKADIEKEPEARVAEQKVEETVESAETVGEELASEESTNKEKKAPQFTAPSGTYEHQPYQTPTADDYYSYGYNDHFSNNESAEATLEQANDAEVEETPSSDRNPSQEENTKNA